The genomic DNA CACGCTTCTTCCAGCCATCTAAGGAGCAAAGCCCACCCCACTCCGGGGTCCGGGCGGCAACGGAGGGATTACGATGCCCACGCCTTCTCGCATCCTCGTGCCCGTGGACCTGATGGAGGGTTCGCGCACCATCATCGACTACGCAATCCAGCTCGCCCGGCCGTTCAACGCCTCCCTGGAGCTGCTGCACACCTGGGAGCCGCCCCAGTACGTGGCGCCGGATCTCCTGGTCGCCGCGCCGGGCTGGAGCCCCCAGTCGCTGGAGAAGACGGCGCTCGATGCGGCGCGCAAGGAGCTGGAGGCGCTCGTCAAGGAGCTCCAGTCGTCCGTGCCCATCACCCATCGGCTGGAGGTGGGTGAGCCGGGCGCGGCCATCCTCCGGGTCGCCGAGTCGGGCGGGTTCGACCTGATCGTCATGGGGACGCACGGCCGCCGGGGCCTGCCGAGGCTGCTGCTGGGGAGCGTGGCCCAGAAGGTCATCGCCCGGGCGCACTGCCCCGTCCTCACGCTGCACGTGCCCGAGGAGAAGTGAGCCGGGGGGCGCGGTGGCCACGCGCCCCCTCGCCCCCTCACCGCGCGTCTCATCCGGCGAGATGACCACATAGATTCCGGTCGGAAACGGTCCGGGCTAAGCTCCGGGCCCGTACCGCCGGGCCCTCCCCGAAGACAGGGCCCGGCCGACACGAGGGGTCGCGATGCCAGTCCCACAGAACGTCCAGACGGATTACGGAATCCGCATCCACTGTCCCGGGTACATCACCCCCGCGGAGGCGCGCGCCTGGTTCGAGGACATCAAGCACAAGGTGCTCACGCTCGAGGGCAAGCCTTTCGGGATGCTGGCGGATGCGCGCACCCAGAAGGCCAACCCTCCGGAGACCCAGGAGATCGTCAAGGAGTCGATGGTCTGGCTGCGCGGTCACGGCATGGAGCGCTCCGTCGTGGTGCTCGACAGCACGGTGGCGCTCATCCAGATCCTGCGTCTGGCGAAGACCTCGGGCGTGTACGCGTACGAGCGCTACCTGGATGCCTCCAAGGACCCCGACTGGGAGCGCAGGTCCCTGGATTGGATCATCCGGGCCATTGATCCGGATCTGCCGGTGCCGGCGCCCGTGCAGGTGCAGCCGCGCACGGTGCGCTGACCCGCCGTCTCAGGCGATGACGCCCTCGACGATGCACAGCGGCGAGGGCGTGGGGATGACGCGCGACACCTTCAGTCCGGCGGCGGCGAACATCTCCTGGAAGTCCCGCTCGGTGCGCTCGCGGCCACGCGAGGACGAGAGCATCAGCAGATCGACGATCTTCCCAGGGCTGGGCTCGTTGCCCGGAGAGATGACCACGTCGATGGCCAGCACGCGCCCGTGGGCCGGCAGGGCCTGGCGCACGCTCTTCATGATGGACACGCACTCGTCGTCGTCCCAGTCGTGGAGGACGCGCTTGACGAGGTAGGCGTCGGCGCCGGCGGGG from Archangium lipolyticum includes the following:
- a CDS encoding universal stress protein, giving the protein MPTPSRILVPVDLMEGSRTIIDYAIQLARPFNASLELLHTWEPPQYVAPDLLVAAPGWSPQSLEKTALDAARKELEALVKELQSSVPITHRLEVGEPGAAILRVAESGGFDLIVMGTHGRRGLPRLLLGSVAQKVIARAHCPVLTLHVPEEK